A genome region from Desulfobotulus pelophilus includes the following:
- a CDS encoding pyridoxamine 5'-phosphate oxidase family protein → MPLWATRVPHSYTSEKDRLVVMISRRDEKKLSAETLNQRARELAKESSIMILGTCGPEGPWAAPVYYVFSEGTFWFFSSPESRHIRHGRQASASVYQDGGHWKKIRGLQMTGRIRPGGSGSASAFAKYVRKFSFIREMAGAGMCDPAQFGERFGNRFFRFIPEYALYGDNRLGFGFKEKVAMKEGENP, encoded by the coding sequence ATGCCATTGTGGGCTACACGGGTCCCGCACTCCTACACATCGGAAAAGGACAGGCTGGTGGTAATGATTTCCCGCAGGGATGAAAAAAAACTATCCGCTGAAACCCTGAACCAGCGCGCGAGGGAACTGGCCAAAGAGTCGTCGATCATGATTCTTGGCACCTGCGGGCCGGAAGGCCCATGGGCTGCACCGGTGTATTATGTCTTCTCCGAAGGTACATTCTGGTTTTTTTCATCGCCGGAATCCCGTCATATCCGCCATGGAAGGCAGGCATCGGCCAGTGTGTACCAGGATGGAGGTCACTGGAAAAAGATCAGGGGGCTGCAGATGACAGGGCGCATTCGCCCCGGTGGCAGTGGTTCGGCCTCTGCCTTTGCTAAATACGTAAGGAAGTTTTCCTTTATACGGGAAATGGCCGGTGCGGGAATGTGTGACCCCGCACAGTTCGGGGAACGCTTTGGCAACCGTTTTTTTCGCTTTATACCGGAGTATGCTCTGTATGGAGACAACCGGTTGGGTTTTGGCTTCAAGGAAAAGGTTGCCATGAAAGAAGGAGAAAACCCATGA
- a CDS encoding UbiD family decarboxylase gives MKYASLWEAVRDLEKKRDLVRIREEVDPDLEMAAIHRRVQEAGGPGILYERVKGSPFPAVSNLFGTLERARFLFRDTLAAVRTLVEAKADPAIFLKRPSRLLSLPGSLGASLPIRKKTGPVLACETRISSLPAVRCWPKDGGPFVLLPQVLSEDPEKPGIFSTNLGMYRVQLSGNDYIQDEEVGLHYQIRRDIGIHHTKAAAMGKRLPVSVFAGGPPAHTLAAVMPLPEGLSELVFAGALGGRNFRYARRGDHIISLDADFCITGYLAEGKKPEGPFGDHLGYYSLVHDFPYLENVRVFHRKNAIWPFTVVSRPPAEDTVFGQLIHEITAPMVPVSLPGVAAVHAVDAAGVHPLLLAIGHERFEPATSRPMELLTQASAILGFGHCSLAKYLFIVAKEDAPKLDVHDIPSFFTHVLERVDWSRDLHFHTRTTMDTLDYSGDGVNQGSKLVVAACGPVRRRLGRRLPDGLSLPLGLDRAALVMPGILAVSGEASGGSSAWDAEELAAFLGNDPQFKEAFPLILLVDDADFVAKREANWLWVTFTRSDPAKDVHGGGSFIRNKHWGCTGPLLIDARIKGHHAPGLETEPAVEKRVDALAAKGGPLYGLI, from the coding sequence ATGAAATATGCAAGTCTTTGGGAGGCCGTAAGGGATCTGGAGAAAAAGAGAGATCTGGTTCGTATCCGTGAAGAGGTGGACCCGGATCTTGAAATGGCGGCCATCCACCGCAGGGTGCAGGAGGCGGGAGGACCGGGCATCCTTTATGAAAGAGTAAAAGGTTCTCCCTTTCCTGCGGTTTCCAATCTTTTCGGCACACTTGAAAGGGCCCGCTTTCTTTTCCGGGATACACTGGCTGCGGTGCGTACTTTGGTGGAAGCCAAGGCAGATCCTGCTATTTTTTTGAAACGGCCATCCCGCCTCCTTTCCCTGCCGGGGAGCCTTGGAGCATCCCTCCCCATACGGAAAAAAACAGGGCCTGTTTTAGCCTGTGAAACCCGTATATCAAGTCTTCCCGCCGTGCGATGCTGGCCCAAAGATGGTGGTCCCTTTGTGCTTTTGCCTCAGGTTTTGAGTGAAGATCCTGAAAAGCCGGGTATTTTTTCCACCAACCTTGGCATGTACAGGGTGCAGCTTTCCGGAAATGACTATATTCAGGATGAGGAGGTGGGGCTGCATTATCAGATCCGCCGGGATATAGGCATCCACCATACCAAGGCTGCTGCCATGGGTAAAAGGCTTCCCGTAAGCGTTTTTGCAGGTGGTCCTCCGGCCCATACTCTGGCTGCGGTCATGCCCCTTCCCGAAGGCCTTTCGGAGCTGGTTTTTGCCGGTGCCCTTGGAGGACGCAATTTCCGCTACGCCCGCAGGGGCGATCATATTATCAGTCTGGATGCGGATTTTTGCATCACAGGTTATCTGGCCGAAGGAAAGAAGCCCGAAGGTCCCTTTGGGGATCATCTGGGTTACTACAGTCTTGTACACGATTTTCCCTATCTGGAGAATGTGCGGGTTTTCCACCGGAAAAATGCCATCTGGCCCTTTACGGTGGTTAGCAGGCCCCCTGCGGAAGATACGGTTTTCGGTCAGCTCATCCATGAGATCACAGCTCCCATGGTGCCCGTTTCTCTGCCAGGTGTGGCAGCTGTCCATGCCGTTGATGCGGCAGGTGTTCATCCTCTGTTGCTGGCCATAGGCCATGAGCGTTTTGAGCCTGCTACATCAAGGCCCATGGAGCTGCTCACCCAGGCTTCGGCCATTCTCGGTTTCGGCCACTGCTCCCTTGCCAAGTATCTCTTCATTGTGGCAAAGGAAGATGCGCCCAAGCTGGATGTCCATGATATTCCATCTTTTTTTACCCATGTTCTGGAAAGGGTGGACTGGTCAAGGGATCTGCATTTTCATACCCGGACCACCATGGATACCCTTGATTATTCCGGAGACGGGGTCAATCAGGGTTCCAAGCTGGTGGTGGCGGCCTGTGGTCCTGTCCGTCGGCGGCTGGGAAGAAGGCTGCCCGATGGTCTGTCTCTGCCCTTGGGCCTTGACCGGGCGGCCCTTGTCATGCCGGGCATTCTGGCCGTGTCCGGTGAGGCTTCCGGCGGTTCTTCCGCATGGGATGCGGAAGAGCTGGCTGCTTTTTTGGGCAATGATCCGCAATTCAAGGAAGCCTTCCCCCTGATCCTTCTGGTGGATGATGCGGATTTTGTGGCGAAACGGGAGGCAAACTGGCTGTGGGTCACCTTCACCCGGAGTGATCCGGCAAAGGATGTTCATGGCGGAGGCAGCTTTATCCGCAACAAGCACTGGGGCTGCACCGGTCCCCTGCTCATTGATGCCCGCATCAAGGGGCATCATGCACCGGGGCTGGAGACGGAGCCTGCCGTTGAAAAAAGGGTGGATGCGCTGGCCGCAAAGGGCGGGCCTCTGTATGGATTGATTTGA
- the rlmN gene encoding 23S rRNA (adenine(2503)-C(2))-methyltransferase RlmN: MSYVIMIRDTGQPMYNLFSMTCADLENWLRLRHGKGAFHAKALYHEVMGRGNSDFALHPAFEKSQKLALAVEGSLAVPEARIVETAGTGDSFKFVTALGDGLRIESVILTMESHETLCLSSQVGCRMGCAFCETGTMGLIRNLQPEEIVLQVMAARYQLQRPVRNVVYMGMGEPMDNLDAVLKAVEILSDQRGLNIPLRRQTLSTVGIVPGLQRLASMKAMRPLHLSLSLTAATDELRSELMPVNRAFPLALLKKTLAEYPLPSGGAILLAYVLIPGVNDSRDDAMALADFAEDLPVRINLIPYNPGTGGRWPATEDQDIHRFGALLYEKGLFVRKRWSRGREVMAGCGQLGGRPGKDSKEKQEAT, translated from the coding sequence TTGTCTTATGTTATAATGATCAGGGATACGGGACAGCCCATGTATAATCTTTTTTCCATGACCTGTGCCGATCTGGAAAACTGGCTGCGCCTCCGCCATGGCAAAGGTGCCTTCCATGCAAAGGCTCTTTACCATGAGGTGATGGGAAGGGGAAACAGTGATTTCGCCCTGCATCCGGCCTTTGAAAAATCACAAAAACTGGCGCTGGCGGTAGAGGGGTCCCTTGCTGTTCCCGAGGCCCGGATTGTGGAAACGGCAGGCACCGGGGATTCCTTCAAGTTTGTCACAGCTCTGGGTGACGGGCTGCGCATTGAATCCGTGATTCTCACCATGGAAAGCCATGAAACCCTCTGCCTTTCCTCTCAGGTGGGCTGCCGCATGGGCTGTGCTTTCTGCGAAACGGGAACCATGGGGCTTATCCGCAACTTACAGCCCGAAGAGATAGTTTTGCAGGTGATGGCCGCCCGATACCAGTTGCAGCGGCCCGTCCGCAATGTGGTATACATGGGAATGGGAGAACCCATGGACAATCTGGATGCGGTGCTGAAAGCCGTGGAGATTCTCTCGGATCAGCGGGGGCTTAACATTCCTTTGCGGCGGCAGACCCTTTCCACCGTAGGCATTGTGCCGGGCCTCCAAAGGCTGGCTTCCATGAAAGCCATGAGGCCTTTGCACCTTTCCTTAAGCCTTACTGCAGCCACCGATGAGCTGCGCAGTGAGCTGATGCCCGTAAACCGGGCCTTTCCTCTGGCTTTGCTTAAAAAAACGCTGGCGGAATATCCCCTGCCATCGGGTGGAGCCATTCTCCTTGCCTATGTGCTGATTCCCGGTGTGAATGACAGCAGAGACGATGCCATGGCGCTGGCGGATTTTGCAGAAGACTTGCCGGTGCGCATCAATCTCATTCCCTATAATCCCGGAACCGGCGGCAGGTGGCCTGCCACAGAGGATCAAGACATTCACCGCTTTGGTGCCCTTCTTTATGAAAAGGGGCTTTTTGTGAGAAAGCGCTGGAGCCGGGGCAGGGAGGTGATGGCCGGTTGCGGGCAGCTGGGGGGCAGGCCGGGAAAAGACAGCAAAGAAAAACAGGAGGCCACATGA
- a CDS encoding nucleotidyltransferase family protein has translation MKRMEKDHILALLVRSKPVLEERFGVTRLALFGSVARNESSATSDVDVMVSFDGPATSERYFGVPFFLEDLLGVSVDLVTEKALRPELRPFIERERVNV, from the coding sequence ATGAAAAGAATGGAAAAGGATCATATTCTTGCACTTCTTGTCCGTAGCAAGCCCGTCCTTGAAGAGCGTTTCGGGGTGACCCGGCTGGCATTGTTTGGTTCTGTGGCAAGGAACGAATCATCTGCAACAAGCGATGTGGATGTGATGGTGTCCTTTGACGGCCCTGCAACTTCGGAGCGTTATTTCGGGGTTCCGTTTTTTCTTGAGGATTTGCTGGGGGTCTCCGTTGATCTTGTCACGGAAAAAGCCCTGCGCCCTGAACTTCGTCCATTCATTGAACGGGAGCGTGTTAATGTCTGA
- a CDS encoding rhomboid family intramembrane serine protease, giving the protein MKNTKARMCPKCGKMVSHDQDQCPWCGQKHPGNPLLPANLVARMGRPGEIIRILIWVNAILYLASLLINPAETKWTMNPFTALSPDTRSLLMLGATGTFPVYQMGNWWTLITAGFLHGSLLHILFNMAALYHVGQLAERAFGPFRMLLIYLLTSVAGFALSLVGGVYLTIGASAAVCGLIGALLYYGKRRGGFHGKAVYQHTQGWIIGLVIIGFLMPSINNWGHGGGLVAGILAAFVLGYSEIRPETPGLRMTVLVIALAVLALLVWVAFTALIYRGSIGRLI; this is encoded by the coding sequence ATGAAAAATACAAAGGCCCGGATGTGTCCGAAGTGCGGTAAAATGGTGAGCCATGATCAGGATCAGTGTCCATGGTGTGGTCAGAAACATCCCGGTAATCCCCTGCTTCCTGCCAATCTTGTTGCACGCATGGGAAGGCCGGGGGAGATCATCCGCATACTGATCTGGGTGAATGCCATTTTATACCTTGCCTCTCTGCTCATTAATCCTGCGGAAACCAAGTGGACCATGAATCCCTTTACCGCCCTTTCTCCGGATACCCGCAGTCTTCTCATGCTGGGTGCGACGGGAACCTTTCCCGTTTATCAGATGGGAAACTGGTGGACCCTTATTACGGCGGGTTTTCTCCACGGCAGCCTGCTCCATATCCTTTTTAACATGGCGGCCCTTTATCATGTGGGGCAGCTGGCGGAGAGGGCATTTGGTCCTTTCCGGATGCTTCTCATTTATCTTCTCACCAGTGTGGCAGGGTTTGCCCTTTCCCTTGTGGGTGGCGTGTACCTGACCATCGGGGCTTCGGCGGCGGTATGCGGTCTCATCGGAGCGCTTCTCTACTATGGAAAACGCAGGGGAGGCTTCCATGGAAAGGCGGTGTATCAGCATACTCAAGGCTGGATTATCGGTCTTGTGATCATCGGTTTTCTGATGCCCAGCATCAACAACTGGGGTCATGGAGGCGGACTTGTGGCGGGAATCCTGGCGGCTTTTGTTCTTGGCTATTCCGAAATAAGACCGGAAACACCCGGTCTTCGGATGACAGTCCTTGTCATTGCTCTGGCCGTGCTGGCCCTTCTGGTGTGGGTGGCCTTTACGGCTCTGATTTACAGGGGAAGCATAGGACGTCTGATATAG
- a CDS encoding alanine/glycine:cation symporter family protein translates to MMASLCIFSMVLSLCGFGWIVTEEFRCGEMIMIDAVIGFLNTLFWSYILVYGLLAVGVFFTLRLGFIQFFQFGEMFRVVFAARRKDGAGISPFQALSVSLASRVGVGNLAGVAVALHLGGAGAIFWMWLMALFGMATAYAESTLGQLYKTTNHDGRYRGGPAFYIGRGLKAPWAGVLFSLALILSFGLVFNAVQANAIAGAMNFAFDVPLWATGLVVAACAGVVIFGGIRQVAKVAALVVPVMSFFYVLLVLVILVMNITAVPDMLKLIVLSAFGLQEAAGGIMGGLTAAMLNGVKRGMFSNEAGMGSVPNIAACATPSPHHPASQGFVQALGVFLDTIVICTATAVMILLSGIFLEPGADLKGIEITQMALAAHVGAIGNYFVAVAILFFAFTSIIGNYTYAENALTYIGCAGRTGVMLLRAGLVLMVFWGAQQTVQRVFDAADASMGLMATINLVAIVLLSGTVVKLTRDYLRQKKEGGDPCFDLGDYPELEDRIDTEVWTKR, encoded by the coding sequence ATGATGGCAAGCCTTTGTATTTTCTCCATGGTTTTGTCCCTATGCGGATTCGGCTGGATCGTTACAGAAGAGTTCCGTTGCGGGGAGATGATCATGATTGATGCTGTAATTGGTTTTTTAAATACCCTTTTCTGGAGTTATATTCTCGTTTACGGCCTGCTTGCCGTGGGCGTTTTTTTTACACTGCGGCTGGGTTTTATTCAGTTTTTCCAGTTCGGGGAAATGTTCCGTGTGGTGTTTGCTGCGCGCAGGAAGGATGGGGCGGGTATTTCTCCCTTTCAGGCCCTTTCCGTGAGCCTTGCCTCCCGCGTGGGAGTGGGAAATCTTGCTGGTGTGGCCGTTGCCCTGCATCTGGGGGGAGCCGGAGCCATTTTCTGGATGTGGTTGATGGCACTGTTCGGTATGGCTACGGCCTATGCCGAAAGCACTCTGGGCCAGCTGTATAAAACCACCAATCACGACGGCAGGTATCGGGGAGGGCCGGCTTTTTATATAGGCCGTGGGCTGAAGGCACCCTGGGCGGGCGTTCTTTTTTCTCTTGCACTGATTCTTTCCTTCGGCCTGGTGTTCAATGCGGTGCAGGCCAACGCCATAGCAGGGGCCATGAATTTCGCCTTTGATGTTCCCCTGTGGGCAACGGGTCTTGTGGTGGCGGCCTGTGCCGGTGTGGTGATTTTTGGCGGTATCCGTCAGGTAGCCAAGGTGGCGGCTCTTGTGGTTCCTGTCATGTCATTTTTTTATGTGCTCCTCGTTCTCGTTATCCTTGTGATGAATATCACGGCGGTGCCGGATATGCTGAAACTGATTGTGCTGTCTGCGTTCGGTCTGCAGGAGGCTGCGGGAGGTATCATGGGGGGGCTGACAGCAGCCATGCTCAATGGTGTGAAACGGGGCATGTTTTCGAATGAAGCGGGCATGGGTTCGGTTCCCAACATCGCAGCCTGTGCAACGCCCAGTCCCCATCATCCGGCATCCCAGGGTTTCGTTCAGGCCCTGGGGGTATTTCTCGATACCATTGTCATCTGTACGGCAACGGCTGTCATGATTCTTCTTTCCGGGATCTTTCTGGAACCGGGAGCCGATCTTAAAGGCATTGAAATTACCCAGATGGCGCTGGCTGCCCATGTGGGAGCCATCGGGAATTATTTTGTGGCTGTGGCCATTCTCTTTTTTGCCTTCACCTCCATCATTGGCAATTATACCTATGCGGAAAATGCCCTCACCTATATCGGTTGTGCTGGGCGCACGGGCGTGATGCTTCTTCGGGCAGGGCTGGTTCTGATGGTTTTCTGGGGTGCCCAGCAGACGGTACAGCGTGTTTTTGATGCGGCGGATGCCTCCATGGGATTGATGGCCACCATCAACCTTGTGGCCATTGTTCTGCTTTCCGGAACGGTGGTAAAGCTTACCCGGGATTATCTCCGCCAGAAAAAGGAAGGTGGAGATCCCTGTTTTGACCTTGGGGATTATCCGGAACTGGAAGACAGAATCGATACGGAAGTGTGGACAAAACGGTAG
- a CDS encoding NUDIX hydrolase, which yields MTEKTAYPIPAVGAVVFHENKVLLVKRGKAPAAGYWAIPGGKMRLGEGYGEAAEREIFEETGIRIRAGKVVWVMDLLEKDGQDRIIWHYLIVDVLGHYLEGQPRAGDDAKEAAWISEEELGSLCVSPDTLKMLAETFGFGENTHQTFSHQ from the coding sequence ATGACAGAAAAAACCGCTTACCCGATCCCTGCCGTGGGAGCTGTCGTCTTCCATGAAAACAAAGTGCTTCTGGTCAAACGGGGCAAGGCTCCGGCTGCGGGATACTGGGCCATCCCCGGTGGAAAAATGCGCCTTGGAGAAGGCTATGGCGAGGCTGCGGAAAGGGAAATTTTTGAAGAAACAGGTATCCGTATCCGGGCAGGAAAGGTGGTCTGGGTAATGGATCTTCTGGAGAAAGACGGGCAGGACCGTATTATCTGGCACTATCTCATTGTGGATGTGCTGGGCCACTATCTTGAAGGCCAGCCCAGAGCCGGAGACGACGCAAAGGAAGCCGCATGGATTTCCGAAGAAGAACTTGGAAGTCTCTGCGTATCACCGGATACCCTGAAAATGCTGGCCGAAACTTTCGGATTCGGGGAAAACACCCACCAGACTTTCTCCCACCAGTGA
- a CDS encoding ABC transporter ATP-binding protein has translation MIRAQALEKSYQVNGRTLAVIHPMDLHIRAASFSAIQGRSGSGKTTLLTLLSGLDRPTGGRLILDEDDITDWPESRMAAFRNRKIGFVFQDFHLIPGMTALENVLFPAELSGSSHARERAESLLRQVGLWERRKHLPRQLSGGEQQRVAICRAVVNRPKIIFADEPTGNLDSAAADGVMQLLVDLKEQEGATLVVVTHSREVAEQADRVITLADGEVAHDSGA, from the coding sequence ATGATCCGGGCCCAAGCCCTTGAAAAATCCTATCAGGTGAACGGACGTACCCTTGCTGTGATCCATCCCATGGATCTTCATATAAGGGCCGCTTCATTTTCGGCCATTCAGGGGCGCAGCGGTTCCGGCAAAACTACCCTTCTGACCCTGCTTTCCGGTCTGGACAGGCCAACGGGGGGGCGTCTTATTCTGGATGAAGACGATATCACGGACTGGCCTGAATCCCGCATGGCCGCCTTCAGAAACCGCAAAATCGGTTTTGTGTTTCAGGATTTCCATCTGATTCCCGGCATGACGGCTCTGGAAAATGTGCTGTTTCCCGCCGAGCTGTCCGGAAGCTCCCATGCCCGTGAACGGGCGGAAAGTCTTCTGCGGCAGGTGGGACTCTGGGAAAGGAGGAAACACCTGCCCCGTCAGCTTTCCGGCGGAGAGCAGCAGCGGGTTGCCATCTGCCGTGCCGTGGTGAACCGGCCGAAAATCATCTTTGCCGATGAGCCCACAGGCAACCTGGATTCGGCGGCGGCGGATGGGGTCATGCAGCTTCTGGTGGACCTGAAGGAGCAGGAAGGGGCTACCCTTGTGGTGGTGACCCACAGCCGGGAGGTGGCGGAGCAGGCCGATCGTGTGATCACCCTGGCCGACGGGGAGGTTGCCCATGACAGCGGCGCTTAG
- a CDS encoding ABC transporter permease produces the protein MTAALRMLGRIPSEWRHAPGTALLFFACVFLSVAAFSGVENLRMAADRMLKQEARSFIASDMEIRSAFSFSHGAMAAVKELEESGRIRTAFVTEFLAMALPDKGRTGLVSVKAVSEGYPFYGRVSLASEQGLREVLQPGILIAEATALRRLGVEEGDSLQLGDAFFTVKDMVLSEPDRPIDAAGLAPRVFIHHTDLDATGLAVTGSRVRYRLLVALGEEDDRAAVKARLSAALLDGTEELRTYEDTGNRALRWMDSLFYYLRFCGIGILVLSGFGIRGSLVALWMQREKGVALMKTLGATPFQVGCHMALFLASIVIPALLAGWLAGWALALAMGSFMAEMLPRGLVFGFSFETLLLTLLVGGGFTLLFSILPFSRMVATPPVRILQRGENSGRAGRLARILFWAGVAGLFVLAARMLQEAGGSRVPVLIFMGSMGATAAAAWFLVQLATRFPARGARHRVVMQALKRPGATPVATVVSMAIATGLVLALVLMERNLSRLFIDAFPENTPNLYVIDIQPSQREAVEEILGPKALFFPMVRARVMAVNDRPIDAAAERKKRGDNLGREFSLTWHGAMEDEDLLEGDTLFQDDLDEAQVSILDYIRETYPLRVGDRITFRIQGVSMTAVITSVRKRQDGSLRPFFVFNLREKDLGDAPHTLFAALSADGKNQEILERNLAEQFSNIRIIDVREMIDRHADLARQMAGLLRAFSMVAFGAGILVWLGGLAATAADRARDAVLLRVVGADHRFLLETGVLETGIQGLFAVGLGFLIAEGLAGFVVVKGFGLDFNPEFLLLGGCSVLALLVIVLLGTGVAWPSMGTRPADAVRGRSR, from the coding sequence ATGACAGCGGCGCTTAGGATGCTGGGCCGTATTCCTTCGGAGTGGCGTCATGCTCCGGGAACGGCCCTTTTGTTTTTTGCCTGTGTTTTTCTTTCCGTTGCCGCTTTTTCCGGTGTGGAGAATCTGCGCATGGCCGCAGACCGTATGCTGAAACAGGAGGCCAGAAGCTTTATCGCATCGGATATGGAGATTCGCTCTGCCTTTTCCTTTTCCCATGGTGCCATGGCTGCGGTGAAGGAGCTGGAGGAAAGCGGGCGGATACGCACGGCCTTTGTGACGGAATTTCTTGCCATGGCCCTGCCCGATAAAGGCCGTACCGGTCTTGTTTCCGTCAAGGCCGTTTCAGAGGGTTACCCTTTTTATGGCAGGGTGTCGCTGGCATCGGAACAAGGTCTCAGGGAGGTGCTGCAACCGGGAATTCTCATTGCAGAGGCCACGGCACTGCGCCGTCTCGGGGTTGAGGAAGGGGACAGCCTGCAGTTGGGAGATGCTTTTTTCACCGTAAAGGATATGGTTTTGTCGGAGCCGGATCGTCCCATTGATGCGGCAGGGTTAGCACCCCGGGTTTTCATCCATCATACAGACCTTGATGCTACGGGCCTTGCCGTTACAGGGAGCCGTGTCCGGTATCGTCTTCTGGTGGCTTTAGGAGAAGAGGATGACAGAGCGGCTGTGAAAGCCCGGCTGTCTGCAGCTCTTCTTGACGGAACAGAGGAACTGCGTACCTATGAGGACACGGGTAACCGGGCTTTGCGCTGGATGGACTCCCTGTTTTATTATCTGCGCTTCTGCGGTATTGGCATTCTTGTTTTGTCCGGCTTTGGCATACGGGGCAGCCTTGTGGCTTTGTGGATGCAGAGGGAAAAGGGTGTGGCCCTGATGAAAACCTTAGGGGCAACGCCCTTTCAGGTGGGTTGTCACATGGCCCTTTTTCTTGCATCCATCGTAATTCCTGCCCTTCTTGCGGGCTGGCTGGCAGGCTGGGCACTGGCCCTTGCCATGGGTTCCTTTATGGCGGAGATGCTGCCGAGGGGGCTTGTTTTCGGGTTTTCCTTTGAAACCCTGCTGCTGACCCTTCTGGTGGGCGGTGGATTCACCCTTTTGTTTTCCATTCTTCCCTTCAGCCGTATGGTGGCAACACCTCCCGTGAGAATTCTGCAGCGGGGAGAAAACAGCGGCAGAGCTGGAAGGCTTGCCCGTATTCTTTTCTGGGCAGGTGTGGCAGGGCTTTTTGTTCTGGCAGCCCGTATGTTACAGGAGGCGGGGGGGAGCCGTGTACCCGTACTGATTTTTATGGGTTCCATGGGAGCCACCGCCGCCGCGGCCTGGTTTCTGGTGCAGCTGGCCACCCGGTTTCCCGCCAGAGGCGCAAGGCACAGGGTGGTTATGCAGGCGTTGAAACGGCCGGGGGCCACGCCCGTTGCCACCGTTGTTTCCATGGCCATTGCCACAGGACTTGTTCTGGCTCTGGTGCTGATGGAGCGGAATCTCTCAAGGTTGTTTATCGATGCCTTTCCTGAAAATACTCCCAATCTTTATGTGATAGACATTCAGCCATCCCAGAGGGAGGCTGTGGAGGAAATTCTGGGGCCAAAAGCTCTGTTCTTTCCCATGGTGCGGGCGAGGGTGATGGCTGTGAATGACAGGCCCATTGATGCTGCTGCGGAAAGGAAGAAACGGGGGGATAACCTTGGCAGGGAGTTCAGCCTTACCTGGCACGGTGCCATGGAGGATGAAGACCTTCTGGAAGGAGACACCCTGTTTCAAGATGATCTGGACGAAGCTCAGGTTTCCATTCTGGATTATATTCGGGAGACTTATCCCCTGCGTGTGGGAGACCGTATCACTTTCCGCATACAGGGGGTCTCCATGACAGCTGTGATCACCAGTGTGCGAAAAAGGCAGGATGGAAGCCTGCGGCCCTTTTTTGTTTTTAACCTCAGGGAAAAGGATCTTGGGGATGCGCCCCATACCCTTTTTGCGGCCCTGTCTGCGGACGGGAAAAATCAGGAGATACTGGAGCGGAACCTTGCGGAACAGTTCAGTAATATCCGTATTATTGATGTTCGGGAGATGATAGATCGACATGCGGATCTTGCACGGCAGATGGCAGGGCTTTTGCGGGCTTTTTCCATGGTCGCCTTTGGTGCGGGAATTCTTGTGTGGCTCGGCGGCCTTGCGGCAACGGCTGCGGATCGGGCAAGGGATGCTGTCCTGCTTCGGGTGGTGGGAGCGGACCACCGCTTTCTTCTGGAGACCGGGGTACTGGAAACGGGTATTCAGGGGCTTTTTGCCGTGGGGCTGGGCTTTCTCATTGCAGAAGGCCTTGCTGGCTTTGTGGTGGTGAAGGGCTTTGGTCTGGATTTCAACCCGGAGTTTCTTCTTCTGGGTGGATGTTCCGTGCTGGCCCTGCTGGTGATTGTTCTTCTCGGGACAGGGGTTGCATGGCCCTCCATGGGAACACGGCCTGCGGATGCCGTACGGGGTCGGAGCAGGTAG
- a CDS encoding arylesterase, with protein sequence MKKVCFCLVCGVLLLNLGCDRKPEAEVAGKVAMKTEYTIVAMGDSLTEGLGVLPNEAYPARLEQILQERGWPVEVINAGVSGETSAGALSRVDWIISRLRPDLVILVSGANDGLRRIAVDDMEKNLDEVLRRMDAAGIPVILGGMQMFFNLGPAYVKEFEAVYPGLAKKWDVELIPFFLERVAGEPSMNQSDGIHPNAKGYERITDQLLPFVERELEKLQSET encoded by the coding sequence ATGAAAAAAGTATGTTTCTGTCTGGTCTGCGGTGTGCTTCTGCTCAATCTGGGCTGTGACCGTAAACCAGAGGCGGAAGTTGCTGGAAAAGTGGCCATGAAAACGGAGTATACCATCGTTGCCATGGGAGACAGCCTGACGGAAGGCCTTGGCGTGCTGCCGAATGAGGCTTATCCTGCCCGTCTGGAGCAGATTCTGCAGGAGAGGGGATGGCCCGTTGAAGTTATCAATGCAGGGGTCAGCGGTGAGACCTCGGCGGGTGCCCTTTCACGGGTGGACTGGATTATCAGCCGTCTGAGGCCGGATCTGGTCATCCTTGTCAGCGGTGCCAATGACGGTCTGCGTCGTATTGCCGTGGATGACATGGAGAAAAACCTGGATGAAGTGCTGCGCCGTATGGATGCGGCGGGTATTCCAGTTATTTTGGGGGGGATGCAGATGTTTTTCAATCTGGGTCCGGCCTATGTGAAGGAGTTTGAGGCGGTGTATCCGGGACTTGCCAAAAAATGGGATGTGGAGCTGATTCCTTTTTTTCTGGAACGGGTGGCTGGTGAACCCTCCATGAACCAGTCCGACGGGATTCATCCCAATGCAAAGGGCTATGAAAGGATCACGGATCAGCTTCTTCCCTTTGTGGAAAGAGAACTTGAAAAACTCCAGTCCGAAACCTGA